A genomic stretch from Bos javanicus breed banteng chromosome 3, ARS-OSU_banteng_1.0, whole genome shotgun sequence includes:
- the GJA4 gene encoding gap junction alpha-4 protein — translation MGDWGFLEKLLDQVQEHSTVVGKIWLTVLFIFRILILGLAGESVWGDEQSDFECNTAQPGCTNVCYDQAFPISHIRYWVLQFLFVSTPTLVYLGHVIYLSRREERLRQKEGELRALPAKDPRVERALASIERQMAKISVAEDGHLRIRGALMGTYVASVLCKSVLEAGFLYGQWRLYGWTMEPVFVCQRSPCPYLVDCFVSRPTEKTIFIIFMLVVGLISLVLNLLELAYLLCRCLSRGVRARQRQDAPPAPGTSSEPYADQVFFYLPMSEGPSSPPCPTYNGLSSSEQNWANLTTEERLASSRAPLFLDPPPQTGRKSPSRPSSSASKKQYV, via the coding sequence ATGGGCGACTGGGGCTTCCTTGAGAAGCTGCTAGACCAGGTCCAAGAGCACTCGACTGTGGTGGGCAAGATCTGGCTGACAGTCCTTTTCATCTTCCGCATTCTCATCCTGGGCCTGGCCGGCGAGTCGGTATGGGGCGACGAGCAGTCGGATTTCGAGTGTAACACGGCCCAGCCGGGCTGCACCAATGTCTGCTATGACCAGgccttccccatctcccacaTCCGCTACTGGGTGCTGCAGTTCCTCTTCGTCAGCACGCCCACCCTGGTCTACCTGGGCCACGTCATCTACCTGTCTCGGCGCGAGGAGCGCCTGCGGCAGAAGGAGGGGGAGCTCCGGGCACTGCCAGCCAAGGACCCACGCGTGGAGCGGGCGCTGGCATCCATAGAGCGCCAGATGGCCAAGATCTCAGTGGCGGAAGACGGTCACCTGCGGATCCGCGGGGCACTGATGGGCACCTATGTGGCCAGCGTGCTCTGCAAGAGCGTGCTGGAGGCGGGCTTCCTGTATGGCCAGTGGCGTCTCTATGGCTGGACCATGGAGCCCGTGTTTGTGTGCCAGCGCTCACCCTGCCCCTACCTCGTGGACTGCTTCGTCTCTCGCCCCACGGAGAAGACTATCTTCATCATCTTCATGCTGGTGGTCGGACTCATCTCCCTGGTGCTCAACCTGCTGGAGCTGGCGTACCTGCTGTGCCGCTGCCTCAGCCGGGGGGTGAGGGCCCGGCAGCGCCAGGATGCGCCCCCAGCCCCGGGCACCTCCTCGGAGCCTTACGCCGACCAGGTCTTCTTCTACCTCCCCATGAGTGAGGGGCCCTCATCCCCGCCGTGCCCCACCTACAACGGGCTGTCGTCCAGTGAGCAGAACTGGGCCAACCTGACTACGGAGGAGAGACTGGCTTCTTCCAGAGCCCCCCTCTTCCTGGACCCACCCCCCCAGACTGGCCGGAAATCCCCCAGTCGCCCCAGTAGCTCTGCTTCCAAGAAACAGTATGTGTAA
- the GJB4 gene encoding gap junction beta-4 protein, which produces MNWAFLRDVLSGVNKYSTALGRIWLSVVFIFRVLVYVVAAEEVWDDEQKDFVCNTKQPGCPNVCYDQFFPVSHVRLWALQLILVTCPSLLVVMHVAYRQERERKHRRKHGPHAPSLYDNPDKKRGGLWWTYLLSLLFKAAVDVSFLYIFHRLYKDYDMPRVVACSESPCPNTVDCYISRPTEKKIFTYFMVATAVLCILLNLGEVSYLVGKRCLEILGPRPQGSRRRARLLEACPPYALSPGEHPQDGNSVLMKAEMTTVDAAGFP; this is translated from the coding sequence ATGAATTGGGCGTTCCTGAGGGACGTGCTGAGCGGGGTCAACAAGTACTCCACGGCGCTGGGCCGCATCTGGCTGTCCGTGGTCTTCATCTTCCGCGTGCTGGTCTACGTGGTGGCGGCCGAGGAGGTGTGGGACGACGAGCAGAAGGACTTCGTCTGCAACACCAAGCAGCCGGGCTGCCCCAACgtctgctatgaccagttctTCCCCGTGTCTCACGTGCGCCTCTGGGCCCTGCAGCTCATCCTGGTCACGTGCCCCTCGCTCCTCGTGGTCATGCACGTGGCCTACCGCCAGGAGCGGGAGCGGAAGCACCGCCGGAAGCACGGGCCCCACGCGCCATCCCTGTATGACAACCCGGACAAGAAGCGGGGCGGGCTCTGGTGGACCTACCTGCTGAGCCTCCTCTTCAAGGCAGCTGTCGACGTGAGCTTCCTCTACATCTTCCATCGCCTCTATAAGGACTACGACATGCCGCGGGTGGTGGCCTGCTCCGAGTCGCCCTGCCCCAACACCGTGGACTGCTACATCTCCCGGCCCACAGAGAAGAAGATCTTCACCTACTTCATGGTGGCCACGGCTGTCCTCTGCATCCTCCTCAACCTCGGTGAGGTCTCCTACCTGGTGGGCAAGAGGTGCCTGGAGATCCTTGGCCCCAGACCCCAGGGGTCTCGGCGCCGGGCTCGCCTGCTGGAGGCGTGTCCACCATATGCCCTCTCCCCGGGGGAGCACCCCCAAGATGGGAACTCTGTCCTAATGAAGGCTGAAATGACCACGGTTGATGCAGCTGGGTTTCCATAA
- the GJB3 gene encoding gap junction beta-3 protein, with the protein MDWKTLQALLSGVNKYSTAFGRIWLSVVFVFRVLVYVVAAERVWGDEQKDFDCNTKQPGCTNVCYDEFFPISNIRLWALQLIFVTCPSLLVILHVAYREERERRHRQKHGDQCTKLYDDTGKKHGGLWWTYLLSLVFKLLIEFVFLYLLHTLWYGFGMPRLVQCANVAPCPNTVDCYIARPTEKKLFTYFMVGASAVCIVLTFCEICYLIFHRVVRSLHRKRQPGGRSHAPSASRASTCRCHHKLLEAGDLSPDSHDNKLCASAPTMTPI; encoded by the coding sequence ATGGACTGGAAGACGCTCCAGGCTCTGCTGAGCGGAGTCAACAAGTACTCCACAGCCTTCGGGCGCATCTGGCTGTCCGTGGTGTTCGTCTTCCGCGTGCTGGTCTACGTGGTGGCCGCGGAGCGCGTGTGGGGGGACGAGCAGAAGGACTTTGACTGCAACACCAAGCAGCCGGGCTGCACCAACGTCTGCTACGACGAGTTCTTCCCCATCTCCAACATCCGCCTCTGGGCCCTGCAGCTCATCTTCGTCACGTGCCCGTCGCTGCTGGTCATCCTGCACGTGGCCTACCGCGAGGAGCGCGAGCGGCGGCACCGGCAGAAGCACGGCGACCAGTGCACCAAGCTCTACGACGACACGGGCAAGAAGCACGGCGGCCTCTGGTGGACCTACCTGCTGAGCCTCGTCTTCAAGCTCCTCATCGAATTCGTCTTCCTCTACTTGCTGCACACGCTCTGGTACGGCTTCGGCATGCCCCGCCTGGTGCAGTGCGCCAACGTGGCGCCCTGCCCCAACACCGTGGACTGCTACATCGCCCGGCCTACTGAGAAGAAGCTCTTCACCTACTTCATGGTGGGCGCCTCCGCCGTCTGCATCGTGCTCACCTTCTGCGAGATCTGCTACCTCATCTTCCACAGGGTCGTGCGAAGCCTTCACAGGAAGAGGCAGCCCGGGGGCCGCAGCCACGCCCCCTCCGCCAGCCGGGCCTCCACCTGCCGCTGCCACCACAAgctgctggaggctggggacctgaGCCCGGACTCCCACGACAACAAGCTGTGTGCTTCGGCTCCCACCATGACCCCCATCTGA